One region of Corvus moneduloides isolate bCorMon1 chromosome 1, bCorMon1.pri, whole genome shotgun sequence genomic DNA includes:
- the PAG1 gene encoding phosphoprotein associated with glycosphingolipid-enriched microdomains 1 produces the protein MGPEGGFLGSGQMHMILWGSLAAMTTLLFLTFLIFLCSSCNGEKKAKNQNGDHENLMNVPSDKEVFSHSITSSATEPPPNSEQNGALSNGEVLSEDSTAACIQPYEEVQTSDLLDQQDSLGKSIKCHQSRELPSIPPNNPMEPIISSRNAENDQGLGMEGPYEVLKDSSSQENIVEDCLYETVKEIKDVGAVVSMEGNSKSKSKASLTVSEGQNQIPECRIESAEYASVDRNKKSRQSANSDSPLDNIPDVEDELPPPVPMKLLDENENVQEKEVEEEVTEGASKPEKRLSSVSYKSREEDPSLTEDEISAMYSSVSKPGQAIKALDSPYTCIQEIASQRSPSICSGLYASVKDFENTLNSTTVPQSADRPNGELEPDYEAIQSVSQEEDRTLSVPNTNHTALSGENDYESIGDLQHHREFTRL, from the exons ATGGGGCCAGAGGGTGGTTTCTTAGGCAGTGGACAGATGCACATGATCCTGTGGGGAAGTTTGGCAGCCATGACAACACTCTTGTTCCTCACCTTCCTCATCTtcctttgctccagctgcaATGG GGAAAAGAAGGCCAAAAATCAGAATGGAGATCATGAAAATCTGATGAATGTG CCTTCCGACAAGGAGGTTTTCAGCCATTCCATCACAAGTTCGGCTACGGAGCCTCCCCCAAACAGCGAACAGAACGGAGCACTCAGCAATGGGGAGG TTCTTTCTGAGGACAGTACAGCCGCCTGTATTCAGCCTTATGAAGAAGTACAGACATCTGACCTACTAGATCAACAAGATAGTCTTGGAAAGTCTATAAAATGTCACCAGAGCCGGGAACTACCCAGTATTCCTCCTAACAACCCCATGGAACCTATCATCTCAtctagaaatgcagaaaatgatCAAGGTCTTGGAATGGAAGGGCCTTATGAAGTCTTGAAAGACAGCTCCTCTCAGGAGAACATAGTTGAAGACTGCTTGTATGAaactgtgaaggaaattaaaGATGTCGGAGCAGTAGTCAGCATGGAAGGGAACTCTAAAAGCAAATCAAAGGCTTCATTGACAGTTTCTGAAGGTCAGAATCAGATTCCTGAGTGCAGAATTGAGTCAGCAGAATATGCATCTGTTGACCGAAATAAGAAGAGTCGCCAAAGTGCAAATTCAGACAGTCCTCTCGACAATATACCAGATGTAGAGGATGAGCTTCCCCCTCCAGTACCCATGAAACTTCTTGATGAAAATGAGAATgtgcaagaaaaagaagtggaagAAGAAGTGACAGAAGGAGCAAGTAAACCAGAAAAG AGGCTTAGTTCAGTGTCTTATAAGTCTCGAGAGGAAGATCCATCTCTTACAGAAGATGAG ATCTCAGCCATGTACTCGTCGGTGAGTAAGCCGGGACAAGCCATCAAGGCACTGGATTCTCCTTATACCTGTATTCAAGAAATTGCATCTCAGAGGTCCCCGTCTATTTGCAGTGGCCTCTATGCAAGTGTGAAGGACTTTGAAAACACCCTAAATTCTACCACTGTGCCTCAGTCAGCGGACAGACCAAACGGGGAGCTGGAGCCAGACTATGAAGCTATCCAGTCAGTGAGCCAAGAGGAAGACAGGACCTTGTCCGTGCCTAACACAAACCACACTGCTCTTTCAGGAGAGAATGACTATGAGAGCATAGGGGACTTGCAGCACCACAGGGAATTCACCAGACTTTAA